The Neoarius graeffei isolate fNeoGra1 chromosome 1, fNeoGra1.pri, whole genome shotgun sequence region TGTAgataatgtagaagcatattaaCAGTTTATTTTATGATTTACAGTCAAGTTACTTGTTTCATTCGAATCTGGAATATAAGAAGCATTTCGTAAGTTTGTGGGAATCATTCAAATCACACATCCCTTTTATGACAAGTTGCGAAAAATCAGAGCAGAAGCTCCTGTTAAACACACCTGTGCTGTAATATCCCACCAACGCCACATCCCCTGGAACAGACCTGAGTCTGGTTAACCTGCCcaggtttacacacacacacacaaacacacacacacacacacgagcatctAAACTcccaaaaggtgatttttttaatCTTATATGTACGAGATAATATCTTTTGTACATGAGATAATATCAGTGTGCATGAAATAAAAGCTTGTGCGCACAAGATttttaaatgagatgagatgagaccttctttaggggctacacacacacacacgaccattTTGACTTTGTATTGAAATATAACAACGTTGTACCAATGTTGTGAATGTAGTTAATCAAATGTGTTTTGATTTGCCATGTGGATGTCAGTAAAGTCAACATGTAAAATCAAACCAAGTTACTGTGTACAATAAGAAGAAGCGATGGAAATGTGTGTTTAATCGGTCTAATCTTTAAAGCTCTGTTTTCCAAGTCACTATCTCTGCTTTCTCTGTCTTTCACCACTGTTTGCAAATGtagccccccccccaccaccaccaccaccacacacacacagagactgaTTTCACATGTGAAAAGTAAAACAAATCTATTCTTTGCCAGGTGTGTTTTAATCatgggagaagccatggcctaatggttagagaagcagctttgggactgaaaggtcactggtttgattccctgaactagcaggaatgactgaagtgcccttgagcaaggcacctaacccccatctgctccccaggctgctctgggtatacattgctctggataagagtgtctgctaattgCCAGtaatgtaattgtgtgtgtgtgtgtgtgtgtgtgtgtgtatatatatatatagagagagagagtcccaTGGAACTGTACAgtttcttatatcagtcttcattaAAAACGTGACCCTACCCTCAAAATAATCACCTCAGTTCCTTAGTTAAGTATATAATCGACCAGATACTCTTCAGGTCAAATTGGTCAAGTTTACAACACAAATAAGTTATGAATGACACCATGGAAAGTGAAAGGGcaacatccatccgtccattttctgtagccgcttatcctgttctacagggtcgcaggcaagctggagcctatcccagctaactatgggtgagggcggggtacaccctggacaagtcgccaggttatcgcagggctgacacatagagacaaacaacagttcacactcacattcacacctacggtcaatttagagtcaccagttaacctaacctgcatgtctttggactgtgggggaaaccggagcacccggtggaaacccatggggacatggcgagaacatgcaaactccgcacaggaaggcccttgctggcagctgggctcgaacccaggaccgtcttgctgtgaggcgacagtatatatatatatatatatatatatatatatatatatatatatatatgtagaatagaaaaatttcactctgacacccaacttttgaacattattaaaaatttattcttgacaaacgtttcggccttcAGCCTTCTTCAGTGTCTTCAGGTTTTTTTGACACTGAAGAAGGCTgaaggccgaaacgtttgtcgagaataaatttttaataatgttcaaaagttgggtgtcagagtgaaatttttctattctacatttatatatatatctaCACTGCTGGGACCTGTGGTATCCTTTGGATCCTTTTGGACAGACTGGTTGTTGGCTGAGAGAGACTTTTTActctacttatatatatatatataccctgcctttcgcctgtagtcagctgggataggctccagcttgcctgtgaccctgtacaacaggataaagcggctagagatgagatgagatgagatgagatgagatgagatgagatgagacctttcaaaagtttggggtcacccagacaattttgtgttttccatgaaaagtcacacttttatttaccaccgtaagttgtaaaatgaatagaaaatatagtcaagacatttttttgagcatttaatcgaccccacaaatgtgatgctccagaaactcaatgtgctcaaaggaaggtcagttttatagcttctctaaagagctcaactgttttcagctgtgctaacatgattgtacaagggttttctaatcatccattagccttctgaggcaatgagtaaacacattgtaccattagaacactggagtgatagttgctggaaacgggcctctatacacctatggagatattgcaccaaaaaccacacatttgcagctagaatagtcatttaccacattagcaatggatagagtggatttctgattagtttaaagtgatcttcattgaaaagaacagggcttttctttcaaaaataaagacatttcaaagtgaccccaaacttttgaacggtatatatatatatatatatatatatatatatatatatatatatatatatataggaggtTTAGGGGAAAGTGCTATAAAGACTCTCTTCTGGACTCCCAGTGATGATGGGAAGGAAGTGCGCATGCCTCGACTTCATTATACTTATATCTAATGACCTTTGAAGAGAAGCACACTTGAGCCCCAAAATGACACAAATTAATTCCGACATGTTTTAGGTTAATTAAGGACACACTCATGGGATTGGGGAggaggggggaggaggaggacGGGGGGTGGGTAGGGGGGTTGTGTGTTATTCCATCCGTGGTGTCTCCAAGTTCCCTGTGAGGTGAAGCAGCTCTGACTGAGTGTCATTTGGCGGCTCATGGTCTCTAATCTTCCTCGGCGGTGGGACTCGAACCCTCCCACCTCGGCACTCGCCATTGGTTAGTGCTGCGCTTTTAAAGCTCGCGGCATCCCTCTGCGTTACTCCGACTGTTTTCAGTGTCCCGGAGCGGGTCACTGACATCTTCTTTTACTccagaggagagaaaaacaaacagagagagagagggagagagagagagagagagagagagagagaggtgcaagCACCTGCAACAGAAGTACCTTTGCTCTCCATAACGCGCGCGTCAAGTTTATCCACTAAAATAAACAAGTCACTGACGGGCCCCGCGGCTCCCGGAGGGTGCGGGTTATCGCGAGATGAGCAGTCCCGATGCGGGCTACGCCAGTGACGATCCGAGCCAGGCCCGCGGGAGCAGCTCAGCACTGATGGCCGGCGCGGGTCAGTGCGCGTGGCCGGAGCCGCTCAGCCCGCGCGCACACGCCAAAGCCAAGAGTGAAGTTTGTGCGGCGGCGCGCGGGAAAGGCGAAGCGCGCATCCGCCGGCCGATGAACGCGTTCATGGTGTGGGCCAAAGACGAGCGCAAGAGACTGGCACAGCAAAACCCTGACCTGCACAACGCCGAGCTCAGCAAAATGCTCGGTGAGTGACTGCAGCTTCATGCGCAACATCTCTGTTCAAGGGTTTGTGGCATAACCTTCTGACTCAGGCTCTGATCTAACCCTCACACTCCCCTCCAATTCTGCTCACCTCATTCTGATTGTCTTGCCCAAAGACTTACTTTATAAAGTTCTTACCACTTTGGAATGAAATTCTCAGTAGTTATTTTGAGGTTCACTGAAATGTTCATGCTCATTCATTTAGCAGCAGATTAATTTCATAaggttttaatttattattgattTCTAAATGGAACAAAGCTTATTCACAatcaagtgattttttttattcattatacTTTATTTAAGTCATGCAttttaataaaacatttataatCACAGCTTTCTCATTATATAGTGGAGTGAATTATAGACTAATGATCACACTGTAAACTGATATAGCTAGTCATCAAtactcttttattattattagtagtagtagtcatattAAAAAGTATGTTCCTTTCATTAGAAATGCTTCGTTAGTCTTAATACACTTTGCACTCAAATGAACAGACTTGGATTTTTTACTCTGCAGTTTGTTTAGATTTACTAAATCTTTTAAACATTTAGTATTTCAACCTTGAAGGGTTTTCAAATTCGTCCAAGTTCAGGAAAATATTTCAATCAGACTTGTTTATTCGTAACATATGGGACATAAGTAATAAAAGCTTGAAGTGGTAGCACGGTTATGTGTGAAGTAACTTCCTAAGTGGATTTCTAAAGGGATTTGGGCATGGATATTTTCTCTAATAGTACAGCTAGCAGATGGAACTTAGCTAGGAAtcaaaaggtcattggtttgatTGTAACTGATGACAGCCTGCTCCAGCCATTATGCCCTTGAGGCACTTAACCTGCTCATATGAGGTCTCTGCAATGGGCACCTCAAGacctgaccaaaaaaaaagtcacctaAATGTTAGAGTAAAAAGATTGTTATACATAATAATTGTTGTGGCCGGTATTAAATTTATTACAAGCTGTATTAATTATATTACATTTATAAATCATACTTATAATTGTAGTGTCGCACTGTGCGTTTAATTGTATgcttttttaaaccatttgttattatttacctttgaCACCATCTGATGTTCGAACACTGTTcaaaatcaaaatctgttcaaaGGCATATACAATACAGTATTTCTCCTTAATGTGAGAATTGCATATGTGCATTGCTATAATCTTTATAATTTGATTTCAATGTGTATAATTTAATGAGTACTGTCACACCAGCACTAAGGTGTTTCTATGATATGGAACTGCACTTACTCACTTCCTTTCATAGCTTCGAATTGTGCGTTCAGTATAAAACATCGCAGAAACTTTCCTCAAAATGATTTGCTGTCTTTCACTGGCCAAGATATTACCAAGAATGAAGTCTTATCCAGTTGCAactttatacataagtatacatgGTTTACATAGAGTGTTTAAGTTTTTTTTGTGATAAACATTTGATACATTTgatattttggattttttatttgagCTAAATTATCTGTATCTCTGTATTTTGATAGGTAAGTCATGGAAAGCCCTGTCCATGTTGGATAAGCGACCATTTGTGGAGGAGGCAGAACGACTGCGTGTGCAGCACATGCAGGATCATCCAAACTACAAGTACCGGCCTCGTCGCCGCAAACAGGTGAAGAGAATCAAGCGCCTGGACTCTGGCTTCCTAATGCCTGGGGCAAGTGAACCCCAGGGTGCTCTGAATATGGAGAACATCGAGGTGGGCTACTCCCTCCCCCCTGGGGGTTTGCCTCAGGCTGGTCTGTCTCAGTACTGCGATGCCCAGGGCTTGTTTGAACACTACAGCCTTCCCACTCCTGACTCCTCCCCAATGGATGCGATGGGGACAGACAGTGTGTTCTTCACTGGCCATTCTCAGGAGGACAGCTCTCACATGGCTTACAGCTACCATCACCAACAAGAGTACGCACCTCTAGGGCCCCAGCACCCACTCATTAGTTCCCAGGCTCAAGGCAGAGTACGAAATGACACACACTCGCATGCCACGACACACGCACAGGTTCACACACATGCCACCTCCAGCTTACATTTAGTACATGCTCACAGCACCACACAAGTCAATCCGATGAGCAGCTCACACCCTCAGGAACTCGCGAATGCAAATGGCAGCACACATCACAATATCAGCCACAATATCAATCCTCATCATGCACATCCAATATCTCAGGCCCTTTTTAACAGGAGCCTGTCACCTGGCGCTAGTCAGGCCCCGCCCCCTGCATACCTGGGCTGTCCGTCTACTCTAGGTGTTTTTTATAACCCTGCTTCTCAGGTAAAACGCCCGCTTGATCAGCAATCACCTCCACAAGAAGggcatacacattcacacactctgtCTGAGCAACACTCCCATACACATACAGAGACGTGCCGGCATGCGCCTGAGATGCTAAGTGAAATGGCTTGTGGTGAATTTGAGCAGTACCTTTCCTATGGGCTTCCTCATGCACCCATGCAGGGGTCTGACCTCATCTCCACTGTACTGTCTGATGCGAGCACTGCTGTGTACTACTCTAACTATAACAACACCTGAAGCTCACAGCAAACACCCCTGAGCCAACAATAAATGACTTCTGAATGACTTAACACTGTCTGAACACACTGGTGCCACATATggcagcgacacacacacacacacacacacacacacacacacacacacacacacatatatttgtatatatatttGTAGAACGTAATGAAGGGGGTAATGAACTTATTATGAAAATGTTTAGAATCATATGACTTGTATATGTAAATTCACTGAAACATGCTTAATTAAATATGTCTGAATGTTTTTAAAGGAGAAAGTAATGCTGAAAAACACTGTACATAAGTCCTTTTATAAAATGAATTGTCGTTAATGTATTAAAATGTAATTTCATACTTTTTTTGCACTTTTGGGAAATAAACATCTCAGTGATAAACATTTTTGTCATTGCTTTTATTAAGAttgggttttctttttttaaataataattcaTATTTCTATCCCTCTTAATATTTGCATTGCGTGTTTCTGTCCTGTTTGTTCTCCttctcttcgtgtgtgtgtgtgttcatgctgcAGGAACTGCGATTAACACACTTCTTCCTGTTTATTGCAGCTCTGTTGGCTTTGATGACTTAAATATGATCGCAATCTCCTCACCTTCACCAAAGTCCTTCATTAACATCAATAAGGACGTGATCTCCAACCCCCACCCCACATCtccacaaacacactcacacctTCCTACACACAAACAAAGGCTTGTGAGAGCCTGAGAATAAAAGTCAGGCCAATGGAGGAACCACGTATTGCGTTTTGTCCTATAATAGAAACAATTACTCTGCGTCGATCAGCGTGTTGTTCAGAGTGTGTAGTGTGAGTGCGTTCATTTTCTGTTTGAAAAAGGAAGAGGCTTTTTCAGAGGAGGTCACTGACACTGACCCCACGTCCCTTTTTAGCCTACTGACGGAAATATGCAGCAGCAACAGGTTTTTGCATGAAGACCTCCAGATTCCCACCCACACAGATAGTGTGGACCACTTGGTAGGTCTAAGTGCATTTTGTTGTGTGAGACGAGGGCCAAACAATAGGTCCTGTCTCCATGCTGAAACacctgtgttatttgtgtgtgtgtgtgtgtgtctagagaGAGTGAGTTGTATGTCGCGGGGGCTGGGGTTAGCTGGCTAACATCTAACTAATACCCAAATTAACAAGCAACTATTGCAAATTGACCGCAGGCACAGAAAGACAACAGCGCCTTGCATATACCTTTGTGATCACaataatggaaagaaaaaaaaaacattgtagtTGTGTATGTGCATACAGTTACATTGTCCACCACAGATACTTGGTATTGACAAGTGCTCCTCACATAGACAGCAATATGGAAATAAAGGAGTTGTTCGTGTGTATGGTCTTGTACATATAAGCTCTGGAAGCACAGAAGGGCACAATGTCCATCAAAGGGGCAGCTGCAATAGACTGGGCGTCTCCTTTCTGAAAcggaatgtatgtgtgtgtgtgtgtgtgtgtgtgtgtgtgtgtgtgtgtgtgtgtgtgtgtgtaagtgtgtgtacttcaatgtatgtgtgtgtcacaTGTGTGTGTGGGGCTGAATGACTCGGTTTTATAATCCTTGGAATATGAGTCTCCTCCCTGGCCTTATCACTTTCATAGGCATGGCTTTCCCAAACCAAACCCGGTTCAGTTGTGCATTTCTAAATATAAACTCACACTTGATCAGCGATCCCAGCTCTGACACAATACACTATTTTCACTGATTTGACCATTAGGTAtatatggggagagagagagaaagtaagtATATTACActgttgcgtgaagatatgaagtttatcttcgagtggtgaatgtatatttcatgagtgagcgaagtgaacgagtgaaaacatttttcaacacgagaagataaatttcacatcttcacgccaccatgtgatgctctttatattatatggacacatccacaaaaaatacacaagttaatcaaaagaattttaattttgaaccagttctccGTTTTGACAACGCACAacattgggagtgacatcatcagagtgaaatatcaggaaatacgtcactcagatctgcgatgtatttcatatgaaaaatccaAGTTTTTCAGCACAAGAAGACAAACTTTGTATTTTCAAGCCAatatatgattttctttttattatatcgacacattcacaaacaaaaagttcccaaagttatcaaaacaattcatcagtttcctcatgagtgacatctcatctcatctcatctcatctcatctcatctcatctcatctcatctcatctcatctcatctcatctcatatctctagccgctttatcctgttctacagggtcgcaggcaagctggagcctatcccagctgactacgggcgaaaggcggggtacaccctggacaagtcaccaggtcatcacagggctacgagtgacatatgttatttaccagctgggaggtccgtatcgtgaaataccgtgaccgaggtcttgaaagtactgagcgaggccctctgggctgaggtcagtattcaaggccgaggtcacggtatttcatcatacggaccgacctgaagctggtaaataatatatttatttttttctttaccaaattctaacagaaaacgagagcacccgaaagggaaaaccgagccgagccgccattttgaatcctcattcacggctgtaatgcaaatggcttcctcctcggtatgcaagtgcacttccatggcaggaaaaaaaataatacattttgccgcctatgtagtcccctttttatacaaaattgagtcattcaggattcagccgtgtttttgcttggcgttggcAGCAgtaacaggtttttagctttctcctgaaacattttattttatttcttcttcctcagggtagtaaaactcgctttcactgtgaacactgtcgttatcgctatccatgctgtaaaattaatgctattctcctgagaaatgtgaaaataaatgttgacaaaaattgctacgatgtttgttgttgttgtgaatgagcgagccgccagaggtccgtaaccggggtccataactggggtccgtatcgtaggatatggacccactcgccagccaatcagagtgcaggatttgatggaaaccggaccgtgaaaaaaataaagaaagttatgtcatggttttggttcattCTCCATATCCTGGTAAAATACGAGTGGTgaaatttcccagtaaaacaatcATGTCTgtgtaatatacagtaccagtcaaaagtttggacaccccgactcattcataggtttttctgtattttgactattttctacattgtagaacaaaactgaagacatcaaaactatgaaataacacatggaacatatatggaattatgtagtaaacaaaaaaacagcttcatgaggtagtcacctggaatgtttttcaataacaggtgcctcgtcaaaagttaattagtgcaatttcttgccttcttaatgcttttgagatcaaacagtaaacagtaaataataaatatacagtaaatatccctattccacaactgtagtaatccatattatgtcaagaactgctcaactaagtaaagagaaacgacatccatcattacttccatcaagacatgaagtgaattttaattcatgaaaataaagaaaatctaTTGAATTAGCAGGtatgtccaaacttctgactggtactgtgtataaTCACACTTTGATACATGCAGTTTTTAAAATGTTCCTGTGAGAATGTTCCAAGAGTTTAGTTTTGAAGGATTGCTGTAATAGAAACCTGTGAATTGCCTGAAAATTACAAGtaaacttgtttttaaaaatgtccATTGTTGTATACAGTGAGTGATGTACTGTAATTCAACATGTGTTTCTCAATGAGCTTTTCGGACATCTTTGCTGTCCTGGCTTACGTTCAAAATCTGTTGAAAGGCACAAATATAGTCCTGTTGTTTTGTTACATGAGCCTCGAAACAAGCAGCCAAAGAGAGAAAGGGCAACTATACTGGCTCAAATGTCCATTTGCAATACATTTAACTTGTATTATTCACAAAAATAttggtttctttatttttaatgatTCAAGTTCATCAGTCATTATTTCACTCCTcttaaataaatgtaaatcatGTATGTTCTTTGTTCTGCCTGAAGCAACTCTTTCAGGGGTAGTAATCAGACTATTTTAAAGGTTTCCTTTGCAGCTGAGTCTTACCGGTATGTGTTTATTAACAGTATAAACTATGCTATGGATGAGACACTAGGTACTTATCTTGTTTCTTAATAATGGTATATTTTACTGCTCTAAGCACTAAAGAACCAATGATTTACATTATTTGCTTCCTTGTTCCATGTTTTTCTTGTTTTGAGCTACTTTAAAGCATGACTGTTAAATATTCAAATCAATACTGTAATCATTTTAATCTGTAATTCATTTAAAACTTCTTGAATATAATAATTTGAGAATCCTAAAAATAAGGCAGGTTTCAGAGGCTGTTGTTGTTGAATTTCTAAACAAAAAGATGAATGTTCTTCATTGTGTTTAATATTGGAGCATTTGTGGAAGTTTTCAAGAGCAACTGTCTACACTTCCTCGGCTCTGACATTGTCTCAGCTACTTAACACGTAAAAGATGAGCTGGGAACATCCTCAGCTACACAGGAAACAAAGTTCCCTAAAATTGACAGAACTTCCACTactctgggaaagagagaaggatTTCCTCCAAAATAAAAATACATCAAAATAAAACTAAATAAAGAACAAAACATAACACAGGTCCAGACACCTTTGTCAGggtcagacgtgtgtgtgtgtgtgtgtgtgtgtgtgtgtgtgtgtgtgtgtatgtgtgtgtttcccACACATGTCCCAGAGTGGGGTCAGAGCAATGTTCCTGTTTATCGCTGATGTTCCACATTCACACCTGAGCAGAACAGGAACAGATAAAACCAGCATACATACAGATAACGCATGTTGTTTTGTCTGACTATCTGTAAGTGAAGCATCATTTCATCTAGTTTTAAGCAAGAAAATTATCAGAAAATCATTTAATAATGTCTCTAATTAGTCTGAAAATTATACATACTAGTTTTACCTTAACTATATACTAGTTAAGCTGAAATAGATTGCTTCGTAACTCTTTGTAGTCAAGAATCTGtttaactgtttaaaaaaaaccttattATTTCATGAACCTAATATCAACATAACACCAACTATTCTAAATGTTAACCTTATTATTTAAatgtgcacaataatattt contains the following coding sequences:
- the sox17 gene encoding transcription factor SOX-17; the protein is MSSPDAGYASDDPSQARGSSSALMAGAGQCAWPEPLSPRAHAKAKSEVCAAARGKGEARIRRPMNAFMVWAKDERKRLAQQNPDLHNAELSKMLGKSWKALSMLDKRPFVEEAERLRVQHMQDHPNYKYRPRRRKQVKRIKRLDSGFLMPGASEPQGALNMENIEVGYSLPPGGLPQAGLSQYCDAQGLFEHYSLPTPDSSPMDAMGTDSVFFTGHSQEDSSHMAYSYHHQQEYAPLGPQHPLISSQAQGRVRNDTHSHATTHAQVHTHATSSLHLVHAHSTTQVNPMSSSHPQELANANGSTHHNISHNINPHHAHPISQALFNRSLSPGASQAPPPAYLGCPSTLGVFYNPASQVKRPLDQQSPPQEGHTHSHTLSEQHSHTHTETCRHAPEMLSEMACGEFEQYLSYGLPHAPMQGSDLISTVLSDASTAVYYSNYNNT